The Cloacibacterium caeni region ATAAATTTACCTAAATCATTTACTTGATATAATTTTGAGATTCTGTTTTTTATTTCTAAATCCTTTATTGCATCGAATAAAGTAATAATGGATCCAAAGGAGAGATATTCAAATGTTTTCCATGCTGGAGCGTAAATATCAGCAGGATGATTTATGTGATGCTTTTTCAACATTAAATTATCTCTTTTGAAATTGTCATCATACCTTTTTTTGAAGTCTTCAACAAAATCTTTTTTCATTAAAGCTTCATCAACAAACCAAAAAGGATCTTGCTTATTAATTATTGACGGATAATAAATTAATTTAGTTCTGAAATTAATTTCAATTCTATTAATATACTTCATTAAAATGTACTTAAGATCAATATCCATATAATACAATTCAATTATTTCAGAAATTTTAATTCCATTTAAGAAGTTCTCTTTTTCATCGTCCATGAAATAATAGGTATAAAAACCAAGTCTATAGTAACCTATATCAAGTAAGATTTCTTTCAATTTGGAAGTTTCATAACAAGATAAATCCAATCCTTTTTCTTCCAATCTTTTAATCTGATCATCAATACTTAGTGCAACTCTACCCATAAATAATATATTAAATTTGACCACCTACGCCTTTGAATTTTTCTACAAATGCAGATATTTTTTGGAAGACGTTTTGTTTTTTGGTTAAATATTGAGGGTTTAAAGGGCTCATTTTTGGCAATAGTGCATTGAGCTCTGTTCCGTTTTCACTGGCATATTCTCTTTTTAATGAAGTGGTGAT contains the following coding sequences:
- a CDS encoding Abi family protein produces the protein MGRVALSIDDQIKRLEEKGLDLSCYETSKLKEILLDIGYYRLGFYTYYFMDDEKENFLNGIKISEIIELYYMDIDLKYILMKYINRIEINFRTKLIYYPSIINKQDPFWFVDEALMKKDFVEDFKKRYDDNFKRDNLMLKKHHINHPADIYAPAWKTFEYLSFGSIITLFDAIKDLEIKNRISKLYQVNDLGKFMRLIHAVRQIRNICAHSNVLFDFSLPQSLSSHPKINYNNGDRNSLDASLKVIAFFLESISINRLAEFKSEIYSFFEKHKVKPHLLEIIRNHIKYLD